Part of the Arthrobacter globiformis genome is shown below.
ACATCCGGAACTCCGGCGCGGCCTTCTCCATCGGCGAGAACGTGACCTGGGTGTTCACGATCATCATGGTGGTGGTCGCCGCCGCCATCCTGTTCCAGCTGCGCAAGATCGGATCAGCGTGGTGGGCACTGGCGCTGGGGTTGCTGTTCGGCGGCGCCCTGGGAAATTTGACGGACCGGCTGTTCCGGGATCCGTCATTCGGAATGGGTCATGTGGTGGACTTCATCCAGCTGCCCAACTTTGCGATCTTCAATATCGCCGACTCGGCCGTGGTGTCATCTGTGGTCATCATCTGCCTGCTGACCCTGCGGGGGATCGCCCTTGACGGTTCGCACCACAGCGTGGAAAAGCGAGACGGGACCGGCAATGTCTGAGCGGGTGGTGGTGCCCGAGGAGCTGGACGGGACGCGCGTGGACGCCGGCCTGGCCAAGCTGATGGGGATGTCCCGTTCGTCCGCCGCGACGCTGATAGCCGAAGGCAACGTGGTCAGCGGCGGCAAACCGGTGGGAAAGTCCGCCAAGCTCGCGTCCGGCACCGTGCTGCACGTGACGGTCCCCGAGCGCAGGGACCCCCTTGAAGTCGTGGAGGAAGTTGT
Proteins encoded:
- the lspA gene encoding signal peptidase II, with amino-acid sequence MTDDLAADAAHPASSSPRPRRGVLLSLFAGLAVFAYVFDQLTKLWVTSTMVEGERIPVLPPLLHWYYIRNSGAAFSIGENVTWVFTIIMVVVAAAILFQLRKIGSAWWALALGLLFGGALGNLTDRLFRDPSFGMGHVVDFIQLPNFAIFNIADSAVVSSVVIICLLTLRGIALDGSHHSVEKRDGTGNV